A DNA window from Danio aesculapii chromosome 14, fDanAes4.1, whole genome shotgun sequence contains the following coding sequences:
- the slc7a3b gene encoding cationic amino acid transporter 3 encodes MTQNKLASFGKMLLRRRVLDDTPAESHFSRCLTTLDLIALGVGATLGAGVYVLAGEVAREKAGPAIVLSFLIAALSSVLAGLCYAEFGARVPKTGSAYVYSYVTVGEIWAFITGWNLILSYVIGTASVARAWSATFDSLVAKKISTFFTAFMSIPDTGKVLAQYPDVFALILVMLLTGLLAFGVSESALVNKIFTGINLVVLTFVIISGFVKGDTANWNLTVEDYINSTNISGAQKIEKEFGSGGFAPFGLNGVLTGAATCFYAFVGFDCIATTSEEAKNPMRSIPIGIVASLLICFFAYFGVSAALTLMMPYYMLDKDSPLPQAFDYVGWGPARYIVSVGSLCALSTSLLGSMFPMPRVIYAMAEDGLLFRFLSRIHKKTKTPALATLVSGIVAALMAFLFDLDALVDLMSIGTLLAYTLVAVCVLILRYQPSRLGSSSANVKPVELQRLEAKAAMMDVDSGDEYSQEMETIPLKKRFSIRMLVQPLCDVPTKVSGIIVYSACGTISILFTLLCLVLSVCLEQVAMGHPLYIILVVLLSVLSTVCIVVIWQQPQSKEALTFKVPLLPILPLISIFVNIYLMMQMNGATWIRFAVWMAIGFIIYFAYGIHHSSEGKNNSPQKFEPILQGKKPIYLAEDGSENEGATP; translated from the exons ATGACCCAGAATAAACTGGCCTCCTTTGGGAAGATGCTGCTGAGGCGTCGCGTGCTGGATGACACTCCAGCGGAAAGCCATTTCTCTCGATGTCTCACCACTCTAGACCTCATAGCCCTCGGTGTGGGGGCGACGCTGGGCGCGGGGGTTTATGTACTGGCTGGTGAAGTGGCCAGAGAAAAGGCTGGACCTGCCATCGTGCTCTCTTTCCTCATTGCGGCCTTGTCTTCAGTCCTTGCTGGCCTTTGCTACGCTGAATTTGGTGCACGCGTTCCCAAGACTGGATCCGCTTATGTGTACAGCTACGTGACAGTAGGGGAAATATGGGCCTTCATAACGGGATGGAACCTCATTCTGTCTTATGTGATTG GCACAGCTAGTGTGGCACGAGCTTGGAGCGCCACTTTTGACAGTCTTGTGGCAAAAAAGATCTCCACTTTCTTCACAGCCTTCATGTCCATTCCAGACACCGGAAAAGTGTTGGCACAGTATCCAGATGTGTTTGCCCTGATCCTAGTCATGTTGCTCACTG GACTATTGGCATTTGGAGTGAGTGAGTCTGCACTTGTCAACAAGATCTTCACAGGAATCAACCTGGTGGTTTTGACATTTGTCATCATATCAGGCTTTGTGAAAGGCGACACTGCCAACTGGAACCTCACTGTGGAGGATTACATTAACAGCACCAACATATCAGGAGCACA GAAAATTGAAAAAGAGTTCGGTTCGGGTGGCTTTGCTCCGTTTGGCTTGAACGGAGTTCTCACTGGCGCTGCTACATGCTTTTACGCATTTGTGGGTTTTGACTGCATTGCAACCACAA GTGAGGAGGCCAAAAACCCCATGCGTTCCATCCCGATCGGCATTGTGGCATCTTTGCTCATCTGCTTTTTTGCCTACTTCGGAGTGTCCGCAGCTCTTACGCTCATGATGCCCTATTACATGCTGGACAAGGACAGTCCACTACCTCAGGCTTTTGATTATGTGGGCTGGGGCCCTGCTCGCTATATTGTGTCCGTGGGCTCTCTGTGCGCACTTTCCACCAG TTTGCTGGGCTCCATGTTCCCTATGCCTCGTGTGATTTACGCCATGGCTGAAGACGGTCTACTCTTTCGATTCCTCTCTCGCATACATAAGAAAACCAAAACTCCTGCCCTGGCAACACTTGTGTCTGGTATTGTAGCAG CTCTGATGGCCTTCCTGTTTGATCTCGACGCCTTGGTAGATTTGATGTCGATTGGGACCCTGCTGGCATACACTCTGGTGGCTGTGTGTGTTCTTATTCTCcg GTATCAGCCGAGCAGGCTTGGCTCCAGCAGCGCAAATGTGAAGCCAGTGGAGCTCCAGAGGCTGGAGGCTAAAGCAGCCATGATGGATGTGGATAGTGGAGATGAGTACAGTCAGGAGATGGAGACGATACCCCTTAAAAAAAGGTTTTCCATAAGGATGCTTGTGCAGCCCCTCTGTGATGTACCCACCAAGGTTTCAGGCATCATTGTTTACTCCGCGTGTGGCACCATAT CCATCTTGTTCACGCTGCTGTGTTTGGTGCTGTCGGTGTGCTTGGAGCAGGTGGCCATGGGTCACCCTCTTTATATCATTTTGGTTGTTCTCCTTTCGGTTCTGTCCACTGTCTGCATCGTCGTCATTTGGCAGCAGCCCCAGAGCAAAGAGGCTCTCACTTTCAAG GTCCCATTGCTTCCCATTCTGCCATTGATCAGTATCTTTGTAAATATTTACCTCATGATGCAAATGAATGGAGCGACGTGGATTCGTTTTGCAGTATGGATGGCAATTG gtttcattatttattttgcgTATGGAATACATCACAGCTCCGAGGGCAAAAATAATTCTCCTCAGAAATTTGAGCCCATCCTTCAGGGAAAGAAGCCGATTTACCTTGCTGAAGATGGTAGTGAGAATGAGGGAGCCACACCTTAA